A section of the Buteo buteo chromosome 27, bButBut1.hap1.1, whole genome shotgun sequence genome encodes:
- the LOC142045450 gene encoding multidrug resistance-associated protein 1 isoform X3, whose translation MGIESFCSADAREPFWDWNLTWHTENPDFTQCFQNTVLVWIPCIYLWVCFPVYFLYLHCHDRGYIQMSNLNKAKTALGLILWIVCWADLFYSFWERSQAPFFLVRPTVLGITMLLATFLIQYERIKGVQSSGVMTIFWLISLSCATVVFRSKIHALNTGAEVDAFRYVTFCIYFILLFVQLILCCFPERPPLFSETVNDPNPCPEFSASFLSRITFWWITGLMIQGYRRPLEAKDLWSLNKEDKSEEIVPSLARNWAKEWAKTKRQPLNMLYLPKKQQKSSDSNGDVTEEAEALIIKPSQKSSEASLFKVLYKTFGPYFLMSFLFKAAHDLLMFAGPEILKLLINFVNNKAAPNWQGYFYTVLLFVCACLQTLILHQYFHICFVTGMRLKTAIVGVIYRKALVITNSARKTSTVGEIVNLMSVDAQRFMDLATYINMIWSAPLQVILALYLLWQNLGPSVLAGVAVMILLVPINAVMAMKTKTYQVAQMKSKDNRIKLMNEILNGIKVLKLYAWELAFREKVLEIRQKELKVLKKSAYLAAMATFTWVCAPFLVALSTFAVYVTIDKNNILDAQKAFVSLALFNILRFPLNMLPMVISSIVEASVSLKRLRVFLSHEELDPESIIRGPITEAEGCIVVKNATFSWSRNDPPSLNSINFTVPEGSLVAVVGQVGCGKSSLLSALLGEMDKKEGYVVVKGSVAYVPQQAWVQNATLEDNIIFGREMNESRYKRVIEACALLPDIEILPTGDKTEIGEKGVNLSGGQKQRVSLARAVYCNADVYLFDDPLSAVDAHVGKHIFEKVIGPKGILKNKTRVLVTHAINYLPQMDSILVMCDGEISEMGSYQELLKQDGAFAEFLRTYANAEQSMENNDTNSPSGKEGKPIENGVLVNEVPGKLMHRQLSNSSTYSRDTGKSQHQSSTGELQKPLAEKNSWKLTEADTAKTGRVKATVYWDYMKAIGLFISFLSILLFMCNHIASLASNYWLSLWTDDPVINGTQQYTNVRLGVYGALGISQGIAVFGYSMVVSIGGIFASRHLHLNLLHNVLRSPMSFFERTPSGNLVNRFSKEIDTIDSTIPPIIKMFMGSTFNVIGACIIILLATPIAAVIIPPLGLVYLFVQRFYVATSRQLKRLESVSRSPVYSHFNETLLGVSVIRAFEEQKRFIKQNDMKVDENQKAYYPSIVANRWLAVRLEYVGNCIVLFAALFAVMARNKLSAGLVGLSVSYSLQITAYLNWLVRMSSELETNIVAVERVKEYAEMEKEAEWSIEQTAPASTWPEEGKVEFRGYGLRYREDLDLVLKNINVTINGGEKIGIVGRTGAGKSSLTLGLFRINEAAEGEIIIDGINIAKIGLHDLRFKITIIPQDPILFSGSLRMNLDPFDQHSDEDIWRSLELAHLKNFVSSLPDKLNHECAEGGENLSVGQRQLVCLARALLRKSKILVLDEATAAVDLETDKLIQSTIKSQFEECTVLTIAHRLNTIMDYTRTCV comes from the exons ACACAGTCCTGGTCTGGATTCCTTGCATTTATCTATGGGTCTGCTTCCCGGTGTACTTCCTATACCTTCATTGTCATGACAGGGGATACATACAAATGTCAAATCTCAACAAAGCCAAAACG GCTTTGGGCTTAATACTGTGGATAGTCTGCTGGGCAGACCTTTTCTACTCTTTCTGGGAAAGAAGTCAAGCTCCGTTTTTTCTCGTTAGGCCTACAGTATTGGGTATAACTATG TTACTTGccacatttttaatacaatatgaaagaataaaaggagTCCAGTCTTCAGGCGTAATGACGATTTTCTGGCTCATCTCGTTATCATGTGCCACTGTGGTTTTTAGATCTAAAATACATGCCTTAAATACG GGTGCTGAAGTGGATGCATTTCGTTATGTCACCTTCTGCATCTACTTCATCCTGTTATTTGTACAGCTCATCCTATGTTGTTTTCCAGAACGGCcacctttgttttctgaaacagtaaatGATCCT aATCCATGTCCAGAGTTCagtgcttctttcctttctagaATCACATTCTGGTGGATCACTGG GTTGATGATTCAGGGTTATCGGAGACCTTTGGAAGCCAAGGATTTGTGGTCATTAAATAAAGAGGACAAATCGGAGGAGATAGTGCCAAGTTTGGCTAGAAACTGGGCAAAAGAGTGGGCAAAGACCAAGAG GCAACCATTAAACATGTTATACTTgcccaaaaagcagcaaaaatcaaGCGACTCAAATGGTGATGTGACAGAAGAGGCTGAAGCTTTGATTATAAAACCATCTCAGAAGAGCTCTGAAGCATCTTTATTCAAGGTGTTATATAAAACCTTTGGACCATATTTTCTCATGAGCTTCCTGTTTAAAGCTGCACATGATCTCTTGATGTTTGCAGGCCCAGAAATTCTGAA ATTGCTAATCAACTTCGTAAATAACAAAGCTGCCCCAAACTGGCAAGGCTACTTTTATACggtgctgctgtttgtttgtgCCTGTCTTCAGACACTGATTCTTCACcagtattttcatatttgctttGTAACTGGAATGAGACTCAAAACAGCTATTGTTGGTGTAATTTATCGAAAG GCACTTGTTATCACAAATTCTGCTAGAAAGACTTCTACTGTGGGTGAGATTGTGAATTTAATGTCTGTGGATGCTCAGAGGTTCATGGACTTGGCTACCTATATAAACATGATTTGGTCTGCACCTCTCCAGGTGATACTAGCCCTGTACTTACTGTGGCAG aatttaggtCCTTCAGTGCTGGCAGGTGTGGCTGTCATGATCCTTCTGGTTCCAATAAATGCTGTGATGGCAATGAAGACAAAAACCTATCAG GTGGCTCAAATGAAGAGCAAAGACAACAGAATTAAGCTGATGAATGAAATTCTCAATGGGATTAAAGTTCTGAAACTTTATGCTTGGGAATTAGCCTTCAGAGAGAAGGTATTAGAGATCAGACAGAAAGAACTCAAAGTCCTAAAAAAATCTGCTTACCTTGCTGCAATGGCAACCTTCACTTGGGTTTGTGCTCCTTTTTTG GTTGCCTTGTCCACGTTTGCTGTGTACGTCACAATAGACAAGAACAACATCTTGGATGCTCAGAAGGCATTTGTTTCACTAGCATTATTCAACATCCTAAGGTTTCCATTGAACATGCTTCCTATGGTTATCAGCAGCATAGTGGAA GCCAGTGTCTCCCTGAAGCGCCTTAGGGTGTTCCTGTCTCATGAAGAGTTAGATCCAGAGAGCATAATCAGGGGTCCCATCACAGAGG CTGAAGGATGCATTGTTGTAAAGAATGCAACGTTTAGCTGGTCCAGAAATGATCCTCCTTCACTGAACAG cattaattTCACTGTTCCTGAAGGCTCCTTGGTAGCTGTTGTTGGTCAAGTTGGCTGTGGAAAGTCTTCATTGCTGTCTGCATTACTGGGGGAGATGGACAAAAAGGAAGGCTACGTGGTTGTCAAG ggCTCAGTAGCCTACGTTCCTCAGCAAGCCTGGGTCCAAAATGCAACTCTGGAAGATAACATTATCTTTGGAAGGGAGATGAATGAGAGCCGGTACAAGCGTGTGATTGAGGCTTGTGCACTGCTGCCTGATATAGAGATTCTTCCTACgggagacaaaacagaaataggagaaaag GGTGTGAATTTGTCTGGAGGACAGAAACAGCGAGTCAGTCTTGCTCGGGCGGTTTACTGTAATGCAGATGTCTATTTATTTGACGATCCTTTATCAGCTGTTGATGCTCATGTTGggaaacatatttttgaaaaagttaTTGGACCAAAAGGaatcctgaaaaataaa ACACGGGTTTTGGTAACCCATGCGATCAACTATCTGCCTCAAATGGATTCAATTCTGGTAATGTGTGACGGAGAAATCTCTGAGATGGGCTCCtaccaggagctgctgaagcaaGACGGGGCTTTTGCAGAGTTTCTTCGTACATATGCTAATGCTGAACAAAGCATGGAGAACAATG atacAAATAGTCCatctggaaaggaaggaaagcctATAGAAAATGGAGTCCTTGTGAATGAAGTCCCTGGAAAGTTGATGCATAG GCAACTCAGTAACTCTTCAACATACAGCAGAGACACTGGGAAGTCACAGCaccagagcagcacaggagagCTGCAGAAGCCGCTTGCTGAAAAGAATTCCTGGAAACTGACGGAGGCTGACACAGCAAAGACTGGGAGG GTGAAGGCAACAGTGTACTGGGACTACATGAAAGCAATTGGACTCTTCATCTCTTTTTTGAGCATTCTGCTTTTTATGTGCAATCATATAGCCTCCCTGGCTTCCAACTACTGGCTAAGTTTATGGACGGATGATCCTGTTATCAATGGGACACAGCAGTACACAAATGTCAGACTGGGAGTGTATGGAGCACTGGGAATTTCTCAAG GTATTGCTGTGTTTGGCTACTCGATGGTTGTGTCAATAGGGGGAATATTTGCTTCACGACACCTGCACCTTAACCTGCTGCACAACGTCCTCAGGTCTCCAATGAGTTTCTTTGAACGTACACCCAGTGGAAATCTGGTGAACCGTTTCTCTAAGGAGATAGATACCATTGACTCCACCATTCCACCAATCATCAAGATGTTCATGGGCTCGACATTTAATGTGATTGGTGCTTGTATCATCATTCTGCTGGCCACACCTATAGCTGCTGTCATTATTCCACCTCTGGGACTTGTCTACTTGTTTGTCCAG AGATTTTATGTGGCCACTTCTCGTCAGCTCAAACGCCTTGAGTCTGTCAGTCGTTCTCCTGTATATTCTCACTTCAATGAGACCCTCCTGGGAGTCAGTGTCATTCGAGCCTTTGAGGAGCAGAAACGTTTCATAAAGCAGAACGACATGAAAGTGGATGAAAATCAGAAAGCTTATTATCCAAGCATTGTTGCAAACAG gTGGCTGGCTGTCCGTCTGGAGTATGTAGGGAACTGTATTGTCCTCTTTGCAGCATTGTTTGCAGTGATGGCACGCAACAAACTCAGCGCAGGACTTGTTGGCCTTTCAGTGTCCTACTCACTGCAG atAACAGCGTACTTGAACTGGCTAGTTCGCATGTCATCTGAGCTGGAAACCAACATTGTTGCTGTAGAAAGAGTCAAAGAATACGCTGAAATGGAGAAGGAG gctgaaTGGAGTATTGAACAAACTGCCCCAGCAAGTACCTGGCCTGAGGAAGGGAAGGTTGAGTTTCGAGGCTATGGTTTACGTTACCGGGAAGACTTGGATTTGGTTCTGAAAAACATAAATGTTACCATAAATGGGGGTGAGAAG ATTGGAATAGTTGGAAGAACGGGAGCTGGAAAATCCTCACTTACTTTAGGTTTGTTTCGGATTAATGaagcagctgaaggagaaatTATTATTGATGGAATTAATATTGCAAAGATAGGGCTCCATGACTTGCGGTTCAAGATCACCATCATCCCTCAG GATCCAATATTGTTTTCTGGCTCTTTGCGTATGAATCTTGATCCTTTTGACCAACACTCTGATGAAGACATTTGGAGGTCTTTGGAATTGGCTCACCTGAAAAACTTTGTATCGTCCCTTCCTGATAAACTTAATCATGAGTGTGCTGAAGGTGGTGAGAACCTCAG CGTGGGACAGCGCCAGCTGGTGTGCCTGGCACGAGCTCTGCTCAGGAAGTCGAAAATACTGGTTCTAGATGAAGCCACAGCTGCTGTTGATCTTGAAACAGATAAGCTTATACAGTCAACAATAAAGTCTCAGTTTGAAGAATGTACTGTATTAACTATAGCACATCGTCTGAACACAATAATGGACTACACAAG
- the LOC142045450 gene encoding multidrug resistance-associated protein 1 isoform X7, with amino-acid sequence MIQGYRRPLEAKDLWSLNKEDKSEEIVPSLARNWAKEWAKTKRQPLNMLYLPKKQQKSSDSNGDVTEEAEALIIKPSQKSSEASLFKVLYKTFGPYFLMSFLFKAAHDLLMFAGPEILKLLINFVNNKAAPNWQGYFYTVLLFVCACLQTLILHQYFHICFVTGMRLKTAIVGVIYRKALVITNSARKTSTVGEIVNLMSVDAQRFMDLATYINMIWSAPLQVILALYLLWQNLGPSVLAGVAVMILLVPINAVMAMKTKTYQVAQMKSKDNRIKLMNEILNGIKVLKLYAWELAFREKVLEIRQKELKVLKKSAYLAAMATFTWVCAPFLVALSTFAVYVTIDKNNILDAQKAFVSLALFNILRFPLNMLPMVISSIVEASVSLKRLRVFLSHEELDPESIIRGPITEAEGCIVVKNATFSWSRNDPPSLNSINFTVPEGSLVAVVGQVGCGKSSLLSALLGEMDKKEGYVVVKGSVAYVPQQAWVQNATLEDNIIFGREMNESRYKRVIEACALLPDIEILPTGDKTEIGEKGVNLSGGQKQRVSLARAVYCNADVYLFDDPLSAVDAHVGKHIFEKVIGPKGILKNKTRVLVTHAINYLPQMDSILVMCDGEISEMGSYQELLKQDGAFAEFLRTYANAEQSMENNDTNSPSGKEGKPIENGVLVNEVPGKLMHRQLSNSSTYSRDTGKSQHQSSTGELQKPLAEKNSWKLTEADTAKTGRVKATVYWDYMKAIGLFISFLSILLFMCNHIASLASNYWLSLWTDDPVINGTQQYTNVRLGVYGALGISQGIAVFGYSMVVSIGGIFASRHLHLNLLHNVLRSPMSFFERTPSGNLVNRFSKEIDTIDSTIPPIIKMFMGSTFNVIGACIIILLATPIAAVIIPPLGLVYLFVQRFYVATSRQLKRLESVSRSPVYSHFNETLLGVSVIRAFEEQKRFIKQNDMKVDENQKAYYPSIVANRWLAVRLEYVGNCIVLFAALFAVMARNKLSAGLVGLSVSYSLQITAYLNWLVRMSSELETNIVAVERVKEYAEMEKEAEWSIEQTAPASTWPEEGKVEFRGYGLRYREDLDLVLKNINVTINGGEKIGIVGRTGAGKSSLTLGLFRINEAAEGEIIIDGINIAKIGLHDLRFKITIIPQDPILFSGSLRMNLDPFDQHSDEDIWRSLELAHLKNFVSSLPDKLNHECAEGGENLSVGQRQLVCLARALLRKSKILVLDEATAAVDLETDKLIQSTIKSQFEECTVLTIAHRLNTIMDYTRVLVLDRGEVVECGSPDHLLQEKGIFYSMAKDSGLV; translated from the exons ATGATTCAGGGTTATCGGAGACCTTTGGAAGCCAAGGATTTGTGGTCATTAAATAAAGAGGACAAATCGGAGGAGATAGTGCCAAGTTTGGCTAGAAACTGGGCAAAAGAGTGGGCAAAGACCAAGAG GCAACCATTAAACATGTTATACTTgcccaaaaagcagcaaaaatcaaGCGACTCAAATGGTGATGTGACAGAAGAGGCTGAAGCTTTGATTATAAAACCATCTCAGAAGAGCTCTGAAGCATCTTTATTCAAGGTGTTATATAAAACCTTTGGACCATATTTTCTCATGAGCTTCCTGTTTAAAGCTGCACATGATCTCTTGATGTTTGCAGGCCCAGAAATTCTGAA ATTGCTAATCAACTTCGTAAATAACAAAGCTGCCCCAAACTGGCAAGGCTACTTTTATACggtgctgctgtttgtttgtgCCTGTCTTCAGACACTGATTCTTCACcagtattttcatatttgctttGTAACTGGAATGAGACTCAAAACAGCTATTGTTGGTGTAATTTATCGAAAG GCACTTGTTATCACAAATTCTGCTAGAAAGACTTCTACTGTGGGTGAGATTGTGAATTTAATGTCTGTGGATGCTCAGAGGTTCATGGACTTGGCTACCTATATAAACATGATTTGGTCTGCACCTCTCCAGGTGATACTAGCCCTGTACTTACTGTGGCAG aatttaggtCCTTCAGTGCTGGCAGGTGTGGCTGTCATGATCCTTCTGGTTCCAATAAATGCTGTGATGGCAATGAAGACAAAAACCTATCAG GTGGCTCAAATGAAGAGCAAAGACAACAGAATTAAGCTGATGAATGAAATTCTCAATGGGATTAAAGTTCTGAAACTTTATGCTTGGGAATTAGCCTTCAGAGAGAAGGTATTAGAGATCAGACAGAAAGAACTCAAAGTCCTAAAAAAATCTGCTTACCTTGCTGCAATGGCAACCTTCACTTGGGTTTGTGCTCCTTTTTTG GTTGCCTTGTCCACGTTTGCTGTGTACGTCACAATAGACAAGAACAACATCTTGGATGCTCAGAAGGCATTTGTTTCACTAGCATTATTCAACATCCTAAGGTTTCCATTGAACATGCTTCCTATGGTTATCAGCAGCATAGTGGAA GCCAGTGTCTCCCTGAAGCGCCTTAGGGTGTTCCTGTCTCATGAAGAGTTAGATCCAGAGAGCATAATCAGGGGTCCCATCACAGAGG CTGAAGGATGCATTGTTGTAAAGAATGCAACGTTTAGCTGGTCCAGAAATGATCCTCCTTCACTGAACAG cattaattTCACTGTTCCTGAAGGCTCCTTGGTAGCTGTTGTTGGTCAAGTTGGCTGTGGAAAGTCTTCATTGCTGTCTGCATTACTGGGGGAGATGGACAAAAAGGAAGGCTACGTGGTTGTCAAG ggCTCAGTAGCCTACGTTCCTCAGCAAGCCTGGGTCCAAAATGCAACTCTGGAAGATAACATTATCTTTGGAAGGGAGATGAATGAGAGCCGGTACAAGCGTGTGATTGAGGCTTGTGCACTGCTGCCTGATATAGAGATTCTTCCTACgggagacaaaacagaaataggagaaaag GGTGTGAATTTGTCTGGAGGACAGAAACAGCGAGTCAGTCTTGCTCGGGCGGTTTACTGTAATGCAGATGTCTATTTATTTGACGATCCTTTATCAGCTGTTGATGCTCATGTTGggaaacatatttttgaaaaagttaTTGGACCAAAAGGaatcctgaaaaataaa ACACGGGTTTTGGTAACCCATGCGATCAACTATCTGCCTCAAATGGATTCAATTCTGGTAATGTGTGACGGAGAAATCTCTGAGATGGGCTCCtaccaggagctgctgaagcaaGACGGGGCTTTTGCAGAGTTTCTTCGTACATATGCTAATGCTGAACAAAGCATGGAGAACAATG atacAAATAGTCCatctggaaaggaaggaaagcctATAGAAAATGGAGTCCTTGTGAATGAAGTCCCTGGAAAGTTGATGCATAG GCAACTCAGTAACTCTTCAACATACAGCAGAGACACTGGGAAGTCACAGCaccagagcagcacaggagagCTGCAGAAGCCGCTTGCTGAAAAGAATTCCTGGAAACTGACGGAGGCTGACACAGCAAAGACTGGGAGG GTGAAGGCAACAGTGTACTGGGACTACATGAAAGCAATTGGACTCTTCATCTCTTTTTTGAGCATTCTGCTTTTTATGTGCAATCATATAGCCTCCCTGGCTTCCAACTACTGGCTAAGTTTATGGACGGATGATCCTGTTATCAATGGGACACAGCAGTACACAAATGTCAGACTGGGAGTGTATGGAGCACTGGGAATTTCTCAAG GTATTGCTGTGTTTGGCTACTCGATGGTTGTGTCAATAGGGGGAATATTTGCTTCACGACACCTGCACCTTAACCTGCTGCACAACGTCCTCAGGTCTCCAATGAGTTTCTTTGAACGTACACCCAGTGGAAATCTGGTGAACCGTTTCTCTAAGGAGATAGATACCATTGACTCCACCATTCCACCAATCATCAAGATGTTCATGGGCTCGACATTTAATGTGATTGGTGCTTGTATCATCATTCTGCTGGCCACACCTATAGCTGCTGTCATTATTCCACCTCTGGGACTTGTCTACTTGTTTGTCCAG AGATTTTATGTGGCCACTTCTCGTCAGCTCAAACGCCTTGAGTCTGTCAGTCGTTCTCCTGTATATTCTCACTTCAATGAGACCCTCCTGGGAGTCAGTGTCATTCGAGCCTTTGAGGAGCAGAAACGTTTCATAAAGCAGAACGACATGAAAGTGGATGAAAATCAGAAAGCTTATTATCCAAGCATTGTTGCAAACAG gTGGCTGGCTGTCCGTCTGGAGTATGTAGGGAACTGTATTGTCCTCTTTGCAGCATTGTTTGCAGTGATGGCACGCAACAAACTCAGCGCAGGACTTGTTGGCCTTTCAGTGTCCTACTCACTGCAG atAACAGCGTACTTGAACTGGCTAGTTCGCATGTCATCTGAGCTGGAAACCAACATTGTTGCTGTAGAAAGAGTCAAAGAATACGCTGAAATGGAGAAGGAG gctgaaTGGAGTATTGAACAAACTGCCCCAGCAAGTACCTGGCCTGAGGAAGGGAAGGTTGAGTTTCGAGGCTATGGTTTACGTTACCGGGAAGACTTGGATTTGGTTCTGAAAAACATAAATGTTACCATAAATGGGGGTGAGAAG ATTGGAATAGTTGGAAGAACGGGAGCTGGAAAATCCTCACTTACTTTAGGTTTGTTTCGGATTAATGaagcagctgaaggagaaatTATTATTGATGGAATTAATATTGCAAAGATAGGGCTCCATGACTTGCGGTTCAAGATCACCATCATCCCTCAG GATCCAATATTGTTTTCTGGCTCTTTGCGTATGAATCTTGATCCTTTTGACCAACACTCTGATGAAGACATTTGGAGGTCTTTGGAATTGGCTCACCTGAAAAACTTTGTATCGTCCCTTCCTGATAAACTTAATCATGAGTGTGCTGAAGGTGGTGAGAACCTCAG CGTGGGACAGCGCCAGCTGGTGTGCCTGGCACGAGCTCTGCTCAGGAAGTCGAAAATACTGGTTCTAGATGAAGCCACAGCTGCTGTTGATCTTGAAACAGATAAGCTTATACAGTCAACAATAAAGTCTCAGTTTGAAGAATGTACTGTATTAACTATAGCACATCGTCTGAACACAATAATGGACTACACAAG